From Pseudomonadota bacterium, a single genomic window includes:
- a CDS encoding DUF444 family protein, which produces MTQKIDQDHSRFRKIVRGRIKQNLRKYISQGELIGRQGQQSVTIPLPQINTPRFRLGAKQQGGVGQGQGNVGDGLAPGEGEGGAGAAGGQPGEHLIEVEVSLEELASILGEELELPRIEPRGREHIVAERYRYTSVRRTGPNSLRHFKRTFKQALRRQLAMGTYDLERPLIVPVRDDVRYRSWRRDPLPETNAVIIYMMDVSGSMGDEQKEIVRIESFWIDTWLRAQYRGLESRYLIHDATAKEVDRDTFFRTRESGGTMISSAYKLCAQIIGEDYSPSEWNIYPFHFSDGDNWSVDDTALCMRLLSEQIVPAVNVFCYGQVESPYGSGQFLKDLRQRFDFERDGVIASEIANREAIVDSIRTFLGKGH; this is translated from the coding sequence GTGACGCAGAAGATCGACCAGGACCACAGCCGCTTCCGGAAGATCGTCCGCGGTCGGATCAAGCAGAATCTGCGCAAATACATCAGTCAGGGCGAGCTGATCGGGCGCCAGGGCCAGCAATCGGTGACGATTCCGCTGCCGCAGATCAACACGCCGCGCTTCCGGCTCGGGGCCAAGCAACAGGGCGGCGTGGGTCAGGGGCAAGGTAACGTCGGCGACGGCCTCGCTCCCGGCGAGGGTGAGGGCGGCGCTGGCGCGGCCGGTGGGCAGCCCGGCGAGCACCTGATCGAGGTCGAGGTCAGCCTCGAGGAGCTGGCGAGCATCCTCGGCGAAGAGCTCGAGCTGCCGCGCATCGAGCCGCGAGGACGCGAACACATCGTCGCCGAGCGCTATCGCTACACCTCGGTGCGACGGACAGGGCCCAACTCCCTGCGGCACTTCAAGCGCACCTTCAAGCAGGCCCTGCGGCGGCAGCTGGCGATGGGCACCTACGACCTCGAGCGACCTTTGATCGTGCCGGTGCGCGACGACGTGCGCTATCGCTCGTGGCGCCGCGATCCGCTGCCCGAGACCAACGCCGTGATCATCTATATGATGGATGTCTCAGGTTCGATGGGGGACGAGCAGAAGGAGATCGTGCGAATCGAGTCGTTCTGGATCGACACTTGGCTGCGGGCGCAGTATCGCGGCCTCGAGTCGCGCTACCTGATTCACGATGCCACGGCCAAGGAGGTCGACCGGGACACGTTCTTCCGTACGCGCGAGAGCGGCGGCACGATGATCTCGAGCGCCTACAAGCTCTGCGCGCAGATCATCGGGGAGGACTACAGTCCGAGCGAGTGGAACATCTACCCTTTTCACTTCTCGGACGGCGACAACTGGTCGGTCGACGATACGGCGCTCTGCATGCGACTGCTCAGCGAGCAGATCGTCCCCGCCGTCAACGTCTTTTGCTATGGGCAGGTCGAGAGCCCCTACGGCAGCGGGCAGTTCCTCAAGGATCTGCGCCAGCGCTTCGACTTCGAGCGTGACGGCGTAATCGCTTCGGAGATCGCCAACCGAGAGGCGATCGTCGATTCGATCCGGACCTTCCTCGGCAAGGGGCACTAG
- a CDS encoding SpoVR family protein: MQHEVEQVARECGLKLFDQVFELLDYQTMSEVAAYGGFPTRYPHWRYGMEYERLSKSHAYGLSTIYELVINNDPCYAYLLEGNSYVEQKLVMAHVCGHNDFFRNNYYFSRTNRKMIDEMANHATRVRRLMERLGVDRVESFIDVCLSVDNLIDPMSLYIERARHGPSDGDGARGEARATALRLPVKASYMERYINPPELFAAAAEQAAAEERSEAERAPRLPARPDRDVLQFLVEHAPLESWQSDVLEMVREEAYYFAPQAMTKIMNEGWASYWHSRIMTERILTDAEVIDYAEINAGVLAGGFPFNPYKLGVELLRHIEERWNMGRFGKEWEECDDLAEKKRWDRQLGQGRQRIFEVRALYNDVMFIDEFFTEDFCREQLFYAFGWNERSSQWELQSRQFQQIKAKLLAMLTHQGQPLIEVEDGNFENRGELLLRHRHEGVDLRLDWARDTLGNLNRLWRRPVNLATRLEDQPKLLRFDGREHSERSWDGQ; encoded by the coding sequence ATGCAGCACGAGGTCGAGCAGGTCGCGCGCGAGTGCGGTCTTAAGCTCTTCGATCAGGTCTTCGAGTTGTTGGACTACCAGACCATGAGCGAGGTGGCGGCCTACGGTGGCTTTCCCACGCGCTATCCGCATTGGCGCTACGGCATGGAATACGAGCGACTCTCCAAGAGCCACGCCTACGGCCTGTCGACGATCTACGAGCTCGTGATCAACAACGACCCCTGCTACGCCTACCTGCTGGAGGGCAACAGCTACGTCGAGCAGAAGCTGGTGATGGCTCATGTCTGCGGCCACAATGACTTCTTCCGCAATAACTATTACTTCTCGCGCACCAACCGGAAGATGATCGACGAGATGGCGAACCACGCCACCCGCGTGCGCCGACTGATGGAGCGCCTCGGTGTCGATCGCGTCGAGTCCTTCATCGACGTCTGCCTCTCCGTCGACAACCTGATCGATCCGATGTCGCTCTACATCGAGCGCGCGCGGCACGGCCCCAGCGATGGGGACGGAGCGCGCGGCGAAGCCAGGGCGACGGCCCTGCGCCTGCCGGTGAAGGCCTCTTACATGGAGCGCTACATCAATCCGCCCGAGCTCTTCGCGGCGGCAGCCGAGCAGGCGGCGGCCGAAGAGCGCAGCGAGGCCGAGCGGGCGCCACGGCTTCCGGCGCGGCCGGACCGCGACGTCTTGCAGTTCTTGGTCGAGCACGCGCCGCTCGAGAGCTGGCAGAGCGACGTGCTGGAGATGGTGCGCGAGGAGGCCTACTACTTCGCGCCGCAGGCGATGACCAAGATCATGAACGAGGGCTGGGCCAGCTACTGGCACTCGCGGATCATGACGGAGCGCATCCTTACCGACGCCGAGGTGATCGACTACGCAGAGATCAACGCCGGCGTGCTGGCGGGCGGATTCCCCTTCAATCCCTATAAGCTCGGCGTGGAGCTGCTGCGGCATATCGAGGAACGCTGGAACATGGGCCGCTTCGGCAAGGAGTGGGAGGAGTGTGATGACCTCGCCGAGAAGAAGCGCTGGGATCGACAGCTCGGGCAGGGGCGGCAGCGGATCTTCGAGGTGCGGGCGCTCTACAACGACGTGATGTTCATCGACGAGTTCTTCACCGAGGATTTCTGCCGCGAGCAGCTCTTCTATGCCTTCGGTTGGAATGAGCGCAGCTCGCAGTGGGAGCTGCAGTCGCGGCAGTTCCAGCAGATCAAGGCCAAGCTCTTGGCGATGTTGACCCATCAGGGGCAGCCGTTGATCGAGGTCGAGGATGGGAACTTCGAGAACCGCGGCGAGCTGCTGCTGCGACACCGCCACGAGGGCGTCGATCTCCGCCTCGACTGGGCGCGAGACACGCTCGGCAATCTGAACCGCCTCTGGCGGCGGCCGGTCAACCTGGCGACGCGGCTCGAGGACCAGCCGAAGCTGCTGCGCTTCGACGGCCGCGAGCATAGCGAGCGCAGCTGGGACGGGCAGTGA
- a CDS encoding long-chain fatty acid--CoA ligase has product MTRLAPENRRIGRPPRQGAEPVNDPFFASISALFLQRCATTPDDLAYRFPRADESWATLTWRQTAERVRRIACGLQALGLQPEERCAIQSSTRIEWILADLGILCAGGATTTIYPSNTAIDCAFIIGDSTSRVVFAEDESQVAKLIEQRPQLAHVTRVITFEPCGEHGDWVMDLAALEELGRRFDSEHPGQYEALIGAITPQRLATLIYTSGTTGRPKGVELTHDCWLFEGAGIAGLGLLGPEDHQYLWLPLSHVLGKVLELAQLHVGFPTTVDGRVPKLIENLAVVRPTFMAASPRIFEKVYSKVLTNIAEAGGIKRSIFHWAEGIGREVSRRRQRDQPLGLALAAQHRLADRLVFAKLRQRFGGRLRFFISGAAPLPVEIAEFFHGAGILILEGYGLTESSAATFVNRPSAYKFGTVGQTIGATEVQIADADGEILLRGRGVMRGYHNLPEQSAEALSADGWLHTGDIGTLDADGFLRITDRKKDLIKTSGGKYIAPQAIEGKLKALCPHLSQILVHGDRRNFCSALITLDAEALAQWAKERGLAGSYAELTALPETRALVQAAVDQLNGRLASYETIKKFAVLPQDFTVEDGDLTPSLKIKRKLVEDKHRTLLDSFYR; this is encoded by the coding sequence ATGACGCGATTAGCCCCCGAGAACCGACGCATTGGGCGCCCGCCTAGACAGGGAGCGGAACCGGTGAACGACCCGTTCTTCGCCTCGATTTCAGCGCTTTTTCTCCAGCGCTGCGCGACCACCCCTGACGACCTGGCTTATCGCTTTCCCCGCGCTGATGAGAGCTGGGCGACGCTGACCTGGCGTCAGACAGCCGAGCGCGTGCGCCGCATCGCCTGCGGGCTGCAGGCGCTGGGGCTGCAGCCCGAGGAGCGCTGCGCCATCCAGTCATCGACACGGATCGAGTGGATCCTCGCCGATCTCGGCATTCTCTGCGCGGGGGGCGCCACGACCACGATCTATCCGTCGAACACCGCGATCGACTGTGCCTTCATCATCGGCGACTCCACCAGTCGCGTGGTCTTCGCCGAGGACGAGTCCCAGGTCGCCAAGCTCATCGAGCAGCGCCCCCAGCTCGCGCACGTCACGCGCGTTATCACCTTCGAACCATGCGGCGAGCACGGCGATTGGGTGATGGACCTCGCGGCACTGGAGGAGCTCGGACGTCGCTTCGACAGCGAGCATCCGGGACAATATGAAGCGCTGATCGGCGCGATTACGCCCCAGCGGCTCGCAACCTTGATCTACACCTCGGGCACGACGGGGCGACCCAAAGGGGTCGAGTTGACGCACGACTGCTGGCTCTTCGAGGGCGCGGGCATCGCCGGGTTGGGCCTGCTCGGCCCCGAGGATCACCAATACCTCTGGCTGCCGCTATCGCATGTGCTCGGCAAGGTCCTCGAGCTGGCGCAGCTGCACGTCGGCTTCCCGACCACGGTCGACGGCCGTGTGCCTAAGCTGATCGAGAACCTGGCCGTCGTCCGCCCGACCTTCATGGCCGCCTCACCACGCATCTTCGAGAAGGTCTACAGCAAGGTGCTGACCAACATCGCCGAGGCCGGCGGCATCAAGCGCAGCATTTTCCACTGGGCCGAGGGTATCGGCCGCGAGGTCTCTCGCCGCCGCCAACGCGATCAGCCCCTGGGGCTCGCCCTCGCGGCGCAGCACCGCCTGGCCGACCGCCTGGTCTTCGCCAAGCTCCGCCAGCGCTTCGGCGGACGCCTGCGCTTCTTCATCTCCGGTGCCGCCCCGCTGCCGGTCGAGATCGCGGAGTTCTTCCATGGCGCCGGGATCCTCATCCTCGAGGGCTACGGCTTGACCGAGTCGAGCGCGGCCACCTTCGTCAACCGGCCCAGCGCCTACAAGTTCGGCACGGTCGGGCAGACGATCGGCGCGACCGAGGTGCAAATCGCCGACGCCGACGGCGAGATCCTCTTGCGGGGCCGCGGGGTGATGCGCGGTTACCACAACCTCCCGGAGCAAAGCGCTGAGGCGCTGAGCGCCGACGGCTGGCTGCACACGGGCGACATCGGCACGCTGGACGCCGACGGCTTCCTGCGGATCACCGATCGCAAAAAGGACCTGATCAAGACCTCGGGCGGCAAGTACATCGCGCCGCAGGCGATCGAGGGCAAGCTGAAGGCCCTCTGCCCGCACCTGAGCCAGATCCTGGTTCACGGCGACCGGCGTAACTTCTGCTCGGCTTTGATCACGCTCGACGCCGAAGCCCTGGCCCAGTGGGCCAAGGAGCGCGGACTCGCTGGCAGCTACGCGGAGCTGACCGCGCTGCCCGAGACCCGCGCGCTGGTGCAGGCTGCGGTCGACCAGCTCAACGGCCGCTTGGCCAGCTACGAGACGATCAAGAAGTTCGCCGTGCTACCGCAGGACTTCACCGTCGAGGACGGCGACCTGACGCCGAGCTTGAAGATCAAGCGCAAGCTGGTCGAGGACAAGCACCGGACGCTGCTCGACAGCTTCTATCGCTGA
- a CDS encoding diguanylate cyclase, whose protein sequence is MAKNSESLLQELEFRMVVTTAILSTLDLDYVLYVILSGITSRDGLGFNRAFLLLDDDEGRTLKVRLAVGPRTGEDAERIWTEIEREEVNFPDLLPRFEAFLQDTASQALTSEMSSFSVPRNRLEALAATALQADEEGEAQLVGVLARCMLNGTPWCSNALTLLHEVGGSAGRIIELRHVAVVPLMVEERLIGAIFADNLFTGHSVATEELRSLHALGNLAALAIDRARLHQRTAAMAEVDGLTGVYNRRYYGAAVERALESASRSGECVSIVLFDLDHFKRCNDQHGHLVGDEVLKDVARILTGGVRGSDVVARYGGEEFVVLLRSTGQDAAVQVAEKLRDKVKESPLAGDVVKGVTLSAGVATTAGGESAHAFFDRADRALYRAKLAGRDQVVLAREAGEPEVKA, encoded by the coding sequence ATGGCGAAGAACAGCGAATCTCTGCTCCAGGAACTCGAGTTTCGGATGGTCGTGACGACGGCCATTCTCAGCACGCTCGATCTCGACTACGTGCTCTACGTGATCCTCTCGGGCATCACGTCGCGTGATGGCCTCGGCTTCAACCGCGCGTTTCTCCTGCTCGACGACGATGAGGGACGGACGCTGAAGGTGCGCCTCGCGGTGGGGCCGCGCACTGGGGAGGACGCCGAGCGCATCTGGACGGAGATCGAGCGGGAGGAGGTCAATTTTCCTGATCTGCTGCCGCGCTTCGAGGCCTTCTTGCAGGACACGGCCAGTCAGGCCCTGACCAGCGAGATGTCGAGCTTCAGCGTTCCGCGCAATCGGCTGGAGGCCCTGGCGGCGACCGCCCTGCAGGCCGATGAGGAGGGTGAAGCGCAGCTGGTCGGCGTGCTGGCGCGCTGCATGCTGAATGGCACCCCGTGGTGCAGCAACGCCCTGACGCTGCTGCACGAGGTCGGTGGCAGCGCTGGCCGAATCATTGAGCTGCGCCACGTGGCGGTCGTGCCACTGATGGTCGAAGAGCGCCTGATCGGGGCGATCTTCGCCGACAATCTCTTCACCGGACACAGCGTAGCGACCGAGGAGCTGCGCAGCCTCCATGCGCTCGGCAACCTCGCTGCGCTGGCGATCGACCGCGCTCGTCTTCATCAGCGCACCGCGGCGATGGCCGAGGTCGACGGCCTTACGGGGGTCTACAATCGGCGCTACTACGGCGCGGCGGTGGAGCGGGCGCTGGAGAGCGCGTCCCGCAGCGGCGAATGCGTGTCGATCGTGCTCTTCGACCTCGACCACTTCAAGCGCTGCAATGATCAGCACGGCCACCTGGTGGGCGACGAGGTGCTCAAGGACGTGGCGCGCATCCTGACCGGTGGCGTGCGCGGTTCAGACGTCGTTGCCCGCTACGGCGGCGAGGAGTTCGTCGTGCTGCTGCGCAGCACCGGGCAGGATGCCGCCGTGCAGGTGGCGGAGAAGCTGCGTGACAAGGTCAAAGAGAGCCCTCTGGCCGGCGATGTGGTGAAGGGGGTGACGCTGAGCGCTGGTGTTGCCACCACGGCAGGGGGCGAAAGCGCGCACGCATTCTTCGATCGCGCGGATCGGGCCCTCTATCGCGCGAAGCTCGCGGGGCGCGACCAGGTGGTGCTGGCAAGGGAGGCCGGAGAGCCCGAAGTCAAAGCCTGA
- a CDS encoding YqgE/AlgH family protein, translating into MSWNSASVAGGLLVAAPALQDPNFERAVVLMCLHNDEGAMGLVINRAAPLTTLELMLQMGFECADDADPTQTVLIGGPVAIESGVLLYRAAPGTSLRDDELPVTDDLRLCPSQELLRAIAAGAGPQQFQLFLGHAGWGPGQLEQELSQGSWIPARAEALLVFETPLEQRWEQALAAVGVSPAMLGTLRPQN; encoded by the coding sequence ATGAGCTGGAATTCGGCGTCAGTTGCCGGAGGTCTCTTGGTCGCGGCGCCGGCGCTCCAAGACCCGAACTTCGAGCGTGCTGTGGTGCTGATGTGCCTCCATAACGACGAGGGCGCAATGGGCCTGGTAATCAATCGAGCGGCGCCCCTGACGACGCTCGAGCTCATGCTGCAGATGGGCTTCGAGTGCGCCGACGACGCGGATCCGACCCAGACCGTGCTGATCGGTGGGCCGGTGGCCATCGAAAGCGGTGTCCTGCTCTACCGCGCCGCGCCGGGAACGAGCCTGCGCGACGACGAGCTTCCGGTGACCGACGACCTGCGCCTCTGTCCCAGCCAGGAGCTGCTGCGCGCCATCGCCGCTGGCGCCGGCCCGCAGCAGTTCCAGCTCTTTCTGGGCCATGCTGGCTGGGGACCCGGTCAGTTGGAGCAGGAGCTTTCGCAAGGTTCGTGGATCCCCGCCCGCGCCGAGGCTTTGCTGGTCTTCGAAACGCCGCTGGAGCAGCGCTGGGAGCAGGCGCTCGCGGCGGTAGGTGTGAGCCCGGCGATGCTCGGAACCCTCCGCCCGCAGAATTGA
- a CDS encoding protein kinase, whose translation MNQGDAFKSEAGPIPLGITLDDTYHVRRLLGRGSMGLVYLGEDIRLERPVAIKVLSPRYSADARVAQRFRREAVAMASVRAENVVQIFASGDYRGHPYFAMEYVPGYTVGSLIEAANQREEQLYLDVVLGILRQACRGLQAVHDRGIVHRDIKPPNMLIGPSFRVAIADFGLVETVAQPNDVRDLAGTPLYLAPELIRRDAVPEHQLHLADLYALSVSTYEMLTGEPPFDAPTVGEILQLHLRGKPPSVTEIRSDIPRTMADVVARAMSKAPADRFVSCHEFMQALDGARQHEASARPRSAPVRVLVAEDDPEMRAIYSTALQVGFPGVTVLTADDGLAALNLARQSRPDLALVDLNMPNLNGVELAAALRGDERTASIPLIVLTAHLDVDSRRVLQHLGIARLVPKPIDVTELLAVVGEHLQRIRV comes from the coding sequence ATGAACCAGGGCGACGCGTTTAAGTCCGAAGCGGGGCCGATTCCCCTCGGCATCACCCTCGACGACACCTACCACGTCCGTCGCCTGCTCGGGCGCGGATCGATGGGGCTGGTCTACCTCGGCGAGGACATCCGCCTCGAGCGTCCCGTCGCGATCAAGGTGCTATCACCGCGCTACTCGGCGGACGCACGCGTCGCCCAGCGCTTTCGCCGCGAGGCGGTGGCGATGGCCAGCGTCCGCGCCGAAAACGTGGTGCAGATCTTCGCCTCCGGTGATTATCGCGGGCACCCCTACTTCGCGATGGAGTACGTCCCCGGCTATACGGTGGGGAGCCTGATCGAAGCGGCAAACCAGCGCGAGGAGCAGCTCTATTTGGATGTCGTCCTGGGCATCCTGCGCCAGGCCTGCCGTGGATTGCAGGCGGTTCACGACCGCGGCATCGTCCACCGCGATATCAAGCCCCCCAACATGCTGATCGGGCCGAGCTTCCGCGTGGCCATCGCCGACTTCGGCCTGGTCGAGACGGTCGCCCAACCGAATGACGTGCGCGACTTGGCCGGAACGCCACTCTACCTCGCGCCCGAGCTCATTCGCCGTGATGCCGTGCCGGAGCATCAGCTCCACCTCGCGGATCTCTACGCGCTCAGCGTCTCGACCTATGAAATGCTGACCGGCGAGCCGCCCTTCGACGCACCCACCGTGGGCGAGATCCTCCAGCTTCATCTGCGCGGAAAGCCACCGTCGGTCACCGAGATCCGCTCCGATATCCCGCGGACGATGGCGGACGTGGTGGCGCGCGCCATGAGCAAGGCGCCCGCCGATCGCTTCGTGAGCTGCCATGAGTTCATGCAGGCGCTCGACGGCGCCCGCCAACACGAGGCCAGCGCGAGGCCGCGCTCCGCGCCCGTGCGCGTGCTCGTTGCCGAGGACGATCCGGAGATGAGGGCGATCTATTCGACCGCCCTCCAGGTCGGCTTTCCTGGCGTAACCGTCCTCACCGCGGACGACGGGCTCGCGGCGCTGAACCTTGCGCGCCAGTCGCGGCCCGACCTCGCGCTGGTGGATCTCAACATGCCGAACCTCAACGGCGTCGAGCTCGCTGCGGCCCTGCGCGGCGACGAGCGGACCGCGAGCATTCCCTTGATCGTGCTGACCGCGCATCTCGACGTCGATAGTCGCCGAGTGCTGCAGCACCTGGGGATCGCTCGACTCGTCCCGAAGCCGATCGATGTCACTGAGTTACTCGCGGTCGTCGGAGAGCACCTGCAGCGGATCCGCGTCTGA
- the ftcD gene encoding glutamate formimidoyltransferase, whose amino-acid sequence MELIECVPNFSEGRRGEVIARIAARLGEVPGAHLLDVDAGVAVNRTVMTIVGSPDAVAEAAFRAVAEAARRIDMRAQRGEHPRIGATDVCPFVPLAGVTLADCAAVATRFAARVGTELGIPCYLYGAAARTPERRELAALRRGGYEALARRMVDLRWKPDFGLVATAARCGATAVGAREPLIAFNVNLATRDVSIARSIAREVREGRGAPPSGLPGCRALGWFIAEYDCCQVTVNVLRYRETGLDRILRRVDELARAQGVRVSGSEVIGLLPKAALLEPGRRALGRDGGDGGRSEAAADEGALLRAAVEALGLDALRPFTATLKVLEYRLAAVLGPAMPRLEI is encoded by the coding sequence GTGGAGCTGATCGAGTGTGTGCCGAACTTCAGCGAAGGGCGTCGGGGCGAGGTGATCGCTCGGATCGCCGCTCGCCTGGGCGAGGTCCCTGGGGCACACCTGCTCGATGTCGACGCCGGGGTCGCCGTCAATCGGACGGTAATGACGATCGTGGGGAGCCCTGACGCCGTGGCCGAGGCGGCGTTTCGCGCGGTCGCGGAGGCGGCGCGTCGAATCGACATGCGCGCGCAGCGGGGCGAGCATCCCCGGATCGGTGCCACAGACGTGTGCCCCTTCGTGCCGCTGGCCGGCGTTACCCTCGCTGACTGTGCCGCTGTCGCGACCCGCTTCGCCGCCCGCGTCGGGACAGAGCTCGGCATCCCTTGCTACCTCTACGGCGCTGCGGCGCGGACGCCCGAGCGCCGGGAACTCGCCGCGCTGCGACGGGGCGGGTACGAGGCGCTCGCGCGGCGAATGGTCGATCTGCGCTGGAAGCCCGACTTTGGTCTCGTCGCGACGGCCGCTCGTTGTGGCGCCACCGCGGTGGGCGCGCGGGAGCCGCTGATCGCGTTCAACGTCAATCTGGCGACGCGCGATGTCAGCATCGCGCGCTCAATCGCGCGCGAGGTCCGCGAGGGGCGAGGCGCGCCGCCAAGCGGGCTGCCGGGCTGTCGCGCGCTCGGCTGGTTCATTGCCGAGTACGACTGCTGCCAGGTCACCGTCAATGTCCTGCGCTATCGCGAAACGGGGCTCGATCGAATTCTTCGGCGCGTCGACGAGCTGGCGCGGGCTCAGGGCGTCCGCGTCAGCGGCAGTGAGGTCATTGGGTTGCTACCCAAGGCCGCGCTGCTCGAGCCGGGACGGCGCGCCCTTGGCCGGGACGGCGGCGATGGCGGGCGCAGCGAGGCCGCCGCAGACGAGGGTGCGCTGCTGCGGGCTGCCGTCGAGGCCTTGGGGCTCGACGCGCTGCGCCCGTTCACCGCGACGCTCAAGGTTCTGGAGTACCGCCTGGCCGCAGTGCTCGGCCCGGCCATGCCGCGGCTCGAAATTTAG
- a CDS encoding prolipoprotein diacylglyceryl transferase, with protein sequence MSLPCLREIVPVEGFFGLPIRPFGLLVSTGVMIGYSLARRRARATGLDEDVCANAMVWSVVAGFIGAHWVSVIFYFPEDLRRDPWVLLKFWKQLSSFGGFVGGALGAWLYFRRQRQSLLKYADAIIFGLVPGWFFGRLGCTVVHDHPGAETSFALGVRCGTGGAVVHDLGLYEALFTVVLVGVLYGLRRLRPFHGFPIALMLALYAPVRFLLDRLRIEDRTYWGLTPGQFFAGLVLLLAAALAAHGLHLRRQGDWPGAPASERSLGGRGAVAAAPQARQPARRRRRRK encoded by the coding sequence ATGTCGCTTCCCTGCCTCCGAGAAATCGTCCCCGTCGAGGGCTTCTTCGGGCTGCCGATTCGCCCCTTTGGCCTGCTGGTCAGCACCGGGGTGATGATCGGCTACTCGTTGGCCAGGCGTCGCGCGCGGGCGACCGGCCTCGACGAGGACGTCTGCGCCAACGCCATGGTCTGGTCCGTCGTCGCCGGCTTCATCGGCGCGCATTGGGTCTCGGTGATCTTCTATTTCCCGGAAGACCTGCGGCGCGACCCCTGGGTGCTCCTCAAGTTCTGGAAGCAGCTCTCCTCGTTCGGTGGCTTCGTCGGCGGCGCACTGGGCGCCTGGCTCTACTTCCGCCGTCAGCGGCAGTCGCTGCTCAAGTATGCCGATGCCATCATCTTCGGCCTCGTGCCCGGCTGGTTCTTTGGCCGTCTCGGCTGCACCGTCGTGCATGATCATCCCGGGGCGGAGACGAGCTTCGCGCTCGGTGTACGTTGCGGGACGGGCGGCGCTGTGGTCCACGATCTCGGGCTCTACGAGGCCCTCTTCACGGTCGTGCTCGTCGGCGTGCTCTATGGACTGAGGCGCCTCCGTCCCTTCCACGGCTTTCCGATCGCGCTCATGCTCGCGCTCTATGCCCCCGTACGCTTCCTGCTCGATCGCCTTCGCATTGAGGATCGGACCTATTGGGGGCTGACCCCTGGGCAATTCTTCGCCGGCCTCGTGCTGCTGCTGGCGGCTGCCCTGGCGGCTCACGGTCTGCACCTGCGACGGCAGGGGGACTGGCCTGGGGCGCCCGCCTCTGAGCGCTCGCTGGGCGGGCGTGGCGCAGTGGCCGCGGCGCCCCAAGCCCGGCAGCCGGCCCGTCGTCGGCGCCGGCGCAAGTAG
- a CDS encoding acyltransferase has protein sequence MSTGSEESTRVGAGWLKALLRPVAKGLIYRALTPAGPLRIAYNGLYHAGFLGRELHEWARRSLLATPMFLSQCAAYGSDIAVERMPYLSGPCRIELGSRIRFGGQVDILAAPTGAPLLKIHDGVYLGHIVSFALARRIEIGRYVSIGGHSHISDTEGHAQYNPGRPIWEVGAGDEDVAEVVIEDNVQIGHGCQILKGVRIGARSVIGAGSVVRTSIPPDSVVMGNPARVVRRLQPAPSAGDSP, from the coding sequence ATGAGCACGGGGTCGGAAGAGTCGACGCGGGTTGGAGCGGGCTGGCTGAAGGCGCTGCTGCGGCCTGTTGCGAAGGGCCTAATCTATCGCGCCCTGACGCCGGCGGGGCCGCTGCGCATCGCCTACAACGGCCTGTACCACGCTGGGTTCCTCGGTCGCGAGCTGCACGAGTGGGCACGGCGTTCGCTTTTGGCGACGCCGATGTTTCTCAGCCAGTGTGCGGCCTACGGCAGCGACATCGCCGTGGAGCGGATGCCCTACCTCAGCGGGCCCTGCCGGATTGAGCTCGGTAGTCGGATCCGCTTCGGGGGGCAGGTCGATATACTTGCGGCGCCGACCGGAGCGCCGCTGCTCAAGATCCACGACGGCGTCTATTTGGGGCACATTGTGAGCTTCGCCCTGGCGCGGCGGATCGAGATCGGGCGCTACGTGAGTATCGGCGGCCATTCGCATATCTCGGATACCGAGGGGCACGCGCAGTACAACCCCGGACGCCCGATCTGGGAGGTCGGTGCCGGCGATGAAGACGTCGCCGAGGTGGTGATCGAGGACAACGTTCAGATTGGACACGGCTGTCAGATCCTCAAGGGGGTGCGCATTGGCGCACGATCGGTGATCGGCGCTGGCAGCGTGGTGAGGACGAGTATTCCGCCCGATAGTGTCGTGATGGGAAACCCGGCGCGGGTGGTCAGGCGTCTGCAGCCGGCGCCGTCAGCGGGCGACTCCCCCTAG